The DNA sequence CAAGACGGGAACTTCGATTCGAGACATTGGGTATTCCTTTGGGGATTGGAAGCGTTCGCTGGGCGAAGAAGCCGAGCCGAACGCTTCAGAACGGTCTTCTAGACGAGGCCTGCGTAGCTCCCGCCATCGAGTTGTAGATTCTGGCCGGAGATGAAACCCGCTTGCGCGCTACACAGGAAGGCGCATGCCGCACCGAACTCCTCAGGGCGACCGAGCCGACCCGCCGCGATCGTCTTCTTCATCTCTTCGTAGGCCTCGTCGATGCTCACGCCACCCATCTTCGAACGCATCTCGGCCATGAATTTCTGACGATCCGTATCGAAGCGTTCCGGCAGGAGGTTGTTCAGCGTGACGTTTGCACTGGCGACCTGCCGCGAAAGCCCCTTGCTGAGTGCCGTCAGCCCCGCCCGTGCGCCCGTCGAGAGACCCATCGGTGCCAGGGGTGTCTTCACCATCGCGGAGGTGATGTTGATGATCCGCCCGAAGCGCCGTTCGACCATGCCATCGAGAACGGAACGGATCATCAAGGCCGGCGCGATCATGTTCGAATCGAGCGCGCGGGTCCAGGCGTCATGATCCCAATCCTGGTACCGGCCCGGCGGAGGCCCACCGTTGTTGTTCACGAGAATGTCGGGCTGGGGGCAGGCCTCGAGGAGTGCCGAACGCGTGGTTTCCGATTCGATGTCGCCAAGGACCGTTTGGAC is a window from the bacterium genome containing:
- a CDS encoding SDR family oxidoreductase, whose translation is MDLGIAGRSAIVCASSRGLGRACAVALAQEGVAVTINGRTPESLEETADAIRGATSAEVQTVLGDIESETTRSALLEACPQPDILVNNNGGPPPGRYQDWDHDAWTRALDSNMIAPALMIRSVLDGMVERRFGRIINITSAMVKTPLAPMGLSTGARAGLTALSKGLSRQVASANVTLNNLLPERFDTDRQKFMAEMRSKMGGVSIDEAYEEMKKTIAAGRLGRPEEFGAACAFLCSAQAGFISGQNLQLDGGSYAGLV